The Microbacterium sp. zg-Y1090 sequence CGGCGCCGTGGTGACTCTGCTCGTGGCCACGGGCACGGCCTATCGCGTGGTCGTGGACTCTCGTGGGCTGACGGTGCGGGCGTTCGCCGGGGTGCCGCGCTGGCGCCTGGACCCCCGCGGCATCCGTGATGTCGCCGTGGCCTCCGTGAACCCGACCGCGGACTTCGGCGGCTGGGGGTGGCGCTGGCGACCGGGCGCGTTCGGCGTGATCACCCGCGCCGGTGAGGCGATCCAGGTCACGCGACGCGACGGCAGACGGTTCGTGATCACGGTCGACGATGCCGAGACCGGCGCCGCGGTGCTGCAGGCCATCGTCGAGCGGGCGCGCACGGCGCGGCCGCCCCTCTGACGTGCTCCCGGGGTTGACCGGGTGGCGAGCCGTTCGCGAGGGTGGACGGCATGACCGAACCCACCCCGGAGGCCTGGAGCCGCGTCGACCGCTACTTCGCCGAGACCCTCGTCGGCCACGACACCGCACTGGAAGAGACCATCGCCCGCCAGAACAGTGCCGGCCTGCCGGCCATCGAGGTCGCGCCCGTCAACGGCAAGCTCCTGCATCTGCTCGCCCGCATGAGCGGCGCGCGCCGCGTGCTGGAGATCGGCACGCTCGGCGGCTACTCCACCATCTGGCTCGCCCGCGGCATCCCTGCAGATGGTCGGATCATCACGATCGAGGCCGAGCCGGACAATGCCGCCGTCGCGCGGGCCAACCTCAACCGCGCCGGGGTGGCGGACAGGGTCGAGATCCTCATCGGTCGCGCCGCCGACGTGCTCCCCACCCTGGCGGGGCAGGCGCCGTTCGACTTCGTCTTCATCGACGCCGACAAGGAATCCAACACGCTCTATCTCGACTGGGCTGCGCGGCTGGGTCATCCGGGCACCGTCATCGTCGTCGACAACGTGGGCCGTGGCGGCCGCGTGGCCGATCCGGACACCACCGACGAGCAGGTGATCGGCACCCAGCGCGGCCTCGAGCTGCTCGGGAGCGACCCGCGCTTCGACGCGACCGCCATCCAGACACTCGACGCCAAAGGGTGGGACGGCATCGCCGTCGCCCTCGTCCTCTAGCCATTCCCACGGCCGGTGGCCTGTGGCGGTGCCGCGGTCGTCAGTAGAGTGGGGAACAACGGACCGACGACGTTCCCGAGATCCACCCTCCACAACAAAGGAGTCATCCGTGGCACTGATCGAGGCTGTAGGCGCGCGAGAAATTCTGGATTCGCGCGGCAATCCCACCGTCGAAGTGGAGGTGCTGCTCGACGACGGAATCGTCCAGCGTGCGGCCGTCCCCTCCGGCGCATCCACCGGCGCATTCGAGGCGTACGAGCTGCGCGACGGCGACAAGAGCCGCTACGGCGGCAAGGGCGTGCTGAAGGCCGTCAACGCCGTCATCGACGAGCTCGGCCCGGCCGTGGAGGGCATCGACGCGAGCGAGCAGCGCATCGTCGACGAGATCCTCATCGCCACCGACGGCACCGAGAACAAGTCGCGCACCGGCGCCAACGCCATCCTCGGCGTGAGCCTGGCGGTCGCCAAGGCTGCGGCCGACAGCTCGGACCTGCCGCTGTTCCGCTACCTCGGCGGACCCAACGCGCACGTTCTGCCCGTTCCGCTGTTCAACGTCATCAACGGCGGCGAGCACGCAGACAACGGCATCGACATGCAGGAGTTCTTCCTCGCGCCCATCGGCGCCGAGACCTTCGCCGAGTCGCTGCGCTGGGGTGCCGAGGTCTACCAGGTGCTCAAGAGCGAGCTGAAGGCCGCCGGCTACGCCACGGGCCTGGGCGACGAGGGCGGCTTCGCCCCCGACCTGCCGAGCAACCGCGAGGGCCTGGAGTTCCTGGTCCGCGCGATCGAGAAGGCCGGCTTCACGCCCGGCGCCGACATCGCGCTCGGCCTCGACGTGGCCGCCACCGAGTTCTTCAACGACGGGGTGTACCGCCTCGACAACAAGGACTGGACGGCCGCCGAGCTCACCGAGTACTACGTCGGTCTCGTGAACGACTTCCCGATCGTCACGATCGAGGACGCGCTCGCCGAGGACGACTGGGACAACTGGACCGCCCTCACCGAGCAGCTCGGCCGCAAGGTGCAGCTGGTCGGGGACGACCTGTTCGTCACCAACCCGGCGCGCCTGGCCGACGGCATCGCCCGCGGTGCCGCCAACTCGCTGCTGGTGAAGGTCAACCAGATCGGCACGCTGTCGGAGACGCTCGACGCCATCGACCTCGCCCACCGCTCCGGCTACACCACGATGCTCTCCCACCGCTCCGGCGAG is a genomic window containing:
- a CDS encoding O-methyltransferase — its product is MTEPTPEAWSRVDRYFAETLVGHDTALEETIARQNSAGLPAIEVAPVNGKLLHLLARMSGARRVLEIGTLGGYSTIWLARGIPADGRIITIEAEPDNAAVARANLNRAGVADRVEILIGRAADVLPTLAGQAPFDFVFIDADKESNTLYLDWAARLGHPGTVIVVDNVGRGGRVADPDTTDEQVIGTQRGLELLGSDPRFDATAIQTLDAKGWDGIAVALVL
- the eno gene encoding phosphopyruvate hydratase; its protein translation is MALIEAVGAREILDSRGNPTVEVEVLLDDGIVQRAAVPSGASTGAFEAYELRDGDKSRYGGKGVLKAVNAVIDELGPAVEGIDASEQRIVDEILIATDGTENKSRTGANAILGVSLAVAKAAADSSDLPLFRYLGGPNAHVLPVPLFNVINGGEHADNGIDMQEFFLAPIGAETFAESLRWGAEVYQVLKSELKAAGYATGLGDEGGFAPDLPSNREGLEFLVRAIEKAGFTPGADIALGLDVAATEFFNDGVYRLDNKDWTAAELTEYYVGLVNDFPIVTIEDALAEDDWDNWTALTEQLGRKVQLVGDDLFVTNPARLADGIARGAANSLLVKVNQIGTLSETLDAIDLAHRSGYTTMLSHRSGETEDTTIADLAVAVGSGQIKSGAPARSERVAKYNQLLRIEEELGDAATFAGRSAFPRFKG